In one Prochlorococcus marinus XMU1404 genomic region, the following are encoded:
- a CDS encoding ThiF family adenylyltransferase gives MTFSKNIKFNFLNTDEQERYQKHLTLKDIGYEGQLELKNCSVLCIGAGGLGSSVLLYLAATGIGKIGIVDNDYVEKSNLQRQIIHETNTIGNLKIESAQERIKKLNPNSEVLTYEERINPENALKIIRKFDIICDCSDNFGTRYLINDACLILKKPLVFGSVQGFEGQVSVFNLYKNSPNLRDLLPESPVKNAIPSCSEYGVLGISTGLIGIFQVNEIIKIILKKGEILDGKILVFDLLNMNMKKLHLKSAQVNKRIKDLSQFADFYNDDECSEKNSEIKRIDANDFNSLYKTKPNKILLIDVRENEEFSTSAIEGSISIPLSHLQQESDLKFIQKESLIKEIFTICKSGKRSEKASKILSKFKIQSRSIVGGIEKVKKILSN, from the coding sequence ATGACATTCTCAAAAAATATCAAATTTAATTTCTTAAACACAGATGAACAAGAAAGATATCAAAAACATTTAACACTAAAAGACATAGGTTATGAGGGTCAACTAGAACTGAAAAACTGCTCAGTATTATGTATAGGAGCAGGCGGTCTTGGTTCTTCTGTTTTGCTTTATCTAGCGGCAACAGGAATTGGAAAAATTGGAATAGTAGATAACGATTACGTTGAGAAGTCTAATCTCCAAAGACAGATTATTCATGAAACGAATACTATTGGCAATCTTAAAATTGAATCTGCGCAAGAAAGAATAAAAAAATTAAATCCTAATTCTGAGGTATTAACTTATGAGGAGCGAATTAATCCTGAAAATGCTCTAAAAATAATTCGAAAATTTGATATTATTTGTGACTGCTCAGATAACTTTGGCACTAGATATTTGATAAATGATGCATGCTTGATACTAAAAAAGCCTCTCGTGTTTGGAAGTGTACAAGGCTTTGAAGGGCAAGTGAGTGTTTTTAACTTATATAAAAATAGTCCAAATTTAAGAGACCTGCTTCCAGAATCCCCTGTAAAAAATGCTATCCCTAGTTGTTCAGAATACGGGGTTTTGGGGATTTCTACAGGTTTGATAGGGATTTTTCAAGTAAATGAGATTATCAAAATCATTTTAAAAAAAGGTGAAATCTTAGATGGGAAAATTCTGGTTTTTGATCTATTGAATATGAATATGAAAAAATTACATCTAAAAAGTGCTCAAGTAAATAAACGAATAAAAGATCTTTCTCAGTTTGCGGACTTTTATAATGACGATGAATGTTCTGAGAAAAATAGTGAAATCAAAAGAATCGATGCTAATGATTTTAATAGCTTATACAAAACAAAACCCAACAAAATTCTTTTAATTGATGTCAGGGAAAATGAAGAATTTTCCACTTCTGCAATAGAAGGTTCAATATCAATTCCACTAAGTCATTTGCAACAAGAGTCTGACTTAAAATTTATTCAAAAAGAAAGTTTAATCAAAGAGATTTTCACCATATGTAAATCGGGCAAACGTTCTGAAAAAGCTTCAAAGATATTGTCTAAATTCAAAATTCAATCGAGATCAATTGTGGGTGGTATTGAAAAGGTAAAAAAAATATTAAGCAATTAA
- a CDS encoding cob(I)yrinic acid a,c-diamide adenosyltransferase has protein sequence MTNTSRNRGIGIVTASDSQERSKGQLHIYDGEGKGKSQAALGVVLRTIGLGICEKRQSRVLLLRFLKGPERPYDEDSAIEALQRGFPHLIDHVRTGRSEFFTADQVTKFDISEAERGWNIAKGAIASSLYSVVVLDELNPVLDLGMLDIKEVVDSLHNRPDGLEIIITGRAAPPSLVRISQLHSEMRSRLGGDLSKLTAKNHNTGGIEIYTGEGKGKSTSALGKALQAIGKGISQDKSHRVLILQWLKGGNGYTEDAAIEALRESYPHLVDHLRSGRDAIVWRGQQQPIDYVEAERAWEIAKAAILSGLYKTIILDELNPTVDLELLPVESIHQTLLKKPTDTEVVITGRCKNEPSYFELADVYSEMVCHKHYANVGVDLKRGVDY, from the coding sequence TTGACAAATACAAGTAGAAATAGAGGAATTGGAATTGTTACAGCTAGTGACAGCCAAGAGAGATCAAAAGGTCAATTACATATTTATGATGGGGAGGGTAAGGGTAAAAGTCAGGCGGCTTTGGGTGTTGTGCTAAGGACGATAGGATTAGGTATATGCGAAAAAAGACAGTCAAGAGTCTTACTTCTCAGATTTTTGAAGGGCCCTGAGAGGCCATATGATGAGGATTCGGCTATAGAGGCCTTGCAAAGAGGCTTCCCACACTTAATTGACCATGTAAGGACAGGAAGATCGGAATTCTTTACTGCTGACCAGGTGACAAAATTTGATATTAGCGAGGCTGAAAGAGGTTGGAATATTGCTAAAGGAGCTATTGCTAGTTCTCTTTATTCTGTAGTTGTACTAGATGAGTTGAATCCGGTTCTTGATTTAGGAATGCTTGATATTAAGGAAGTAGTTGATTCTCTTCATAATCGTCCTGATGGCTTGGAGATAATTATCACCGGAAGGGCAGCCCCTCCCTCTTTGGTAAGAATATCTCAACTACATTCTGAAATGAGATCACGTTTAGGAGGAGACTTATCAAAGTTAACTGCAAAAAATCATAATACTGGTGGAATTGAGATTTATACAGGTGAAGGAAAAGGTAAATCTACAAGTGCACTTGGTAAGGCTCTTCAAGCTATTGGTAAAGGAATATCTCAAGATAAAAGTCATAGAGTTTTAATATTACAGTGGTTAAAAGGTGGTAATGGATATACCGAAGATGCTGCTATTGAAGCTTTGAGAGAAAGTTATCCGCATTTGGTAGATCATTTGCGATCAGGGAGAGATGCGATTGTATGGAGAGGTCAGCAACAACCAATTGATTACGTTGAGGCTGAAAGAGCATGGGAAATAGCAAAAGCTGCAATTTTGAGCGGTTTGTATAAGACAATTATTTTGGATGAATTGAACCCAACTGTTGATTTAGAACTGCTACCTGTAGAATCTATACATCAAACGCTCTTAAAAAAACCAACAGATACAGAAGTTGTTATTACTGGGAGATGTAAAAATGAACCTTCATACTTTGAACTTGCCGATGTTTACTCTGAAATGGTTTGTCATAAGCATTACGCAAATGTTGGAGTTGATTTAAAAAGAGGAGTAGATTATTAA
- the larE gene encoding ATP-dependent sacrificial sulfur transferase LarE: MFNQLEILTDEQSEKLYRIRSFIQSLNSVCIAYSGGVDSTLVASIAFEQLGSKAIAITGVSPALANTLREEARSQAKWIGVKHLEIKTSELDQASYSDNPKDRCFACKKELHKHTNYFSKKLNYKVVLDGVNLDDLQDYRPGIQAAKKAGVISPLAQFKFSKQDIRDISRALGFPWWDKPAQPCLSSRFPYGDAITSERLKMVEKAEEYLKDGGLSEVRVRCQGLTARIEIPKKEFKHFLKNYNFSDIVQYFSNLGFNCTSLDLEGLISGKLNR; encoded by the coding sequence ATGTTCAATCAACTAGAAATTCTCACTGATGAACAAAGTGAAAAGCTTTATAGAATTAGAAGTTTCATTCAAAGTCTTAATAGTGTTTGTATTGCTTATTCAGGTGGGGTCGACAGTACATTAGTAGCATCAATAGCATTTGAGCAATTAGGCAGCAAAGCAATAGCGATTACTGGAGTTTCTCCTGCATTGGCCAATACACTTCGCGAAGAAGCAAGAAGTCAGGCTAAGTGGATTGGGGTGAAGCATTTAGAAATTAAAACATCGGAATTAGACCAAGCAAGTTACAGCGACAATCCCAAAGATAGGTGCTTTGCATGTAAAAAAGAGCTTCACAAACATACAAACTACTTTTCTAAAAAACTTAATTACAAAGTTGTTTTAGACGGAGTGAATCTTGATGATCTTCAAGATTACAGGCCAGGTATCCAAGCTGCAAAAAAAGCAGGCGTTATCTCTCCCCTTGCACAATTTAAATTCTCAAAACAAGATATTCGAGACATATCAAGAGCATTAGGTTTCCCTTGGTGGGATAAGCCTGCTCAACCTTGCTTGTCATCAAGATTTCCATATGGCGATGCAATAACCAGTGAGAGGCTTAAAATGGTTGAGAAAGCAGAAGAATATCTCAAAGATGGTGGCTTGTCAGAGGTTAGGGTTAGATGCCAAGGGTTAACGGCTAGAATAGAAATTCCCAAAAAAGAATTTAAGCATTTTCTTAAAAATTATAATTTTAGTGATATAGTTCAATATTTTTCTAATTTAGGATTTAATTGCACTAGCTTGGATCTTGAAGGACTGATAAGCGGAAAATTAAATCGATAA
- the speD gene encoding adenosylmethionine decarboxylase, giving the protein MAVPKKNQILSSFNNDQKFRHQSKHLLLELYRCDYEKLNDESFLRCTLTRAAKFARATVLNLMSNKFEPQGVTAIALLAESHISIHTWPESNYSAVDIFTCGQNMLPELASKYLIEALKAEEHSLRVIERNPPAAVLKQMRTIV; this is encoded by the coding sequence ATGGCAGTCCCTAAAAAAAACCAAATTTTAAGTTCGTTTAATAATGACCAAAAATTCAGGCATCAAAGCAAACACCTTTTATTGGAACTTTATAGATGCGATTACGAAAAATTAAATGATGAATCCTTTTTGCGATGTACATTAACTAGAGCTGCAAAATTTGCAAGAGCAACAGTTTTGAATTTGATGAGCAATAAATTTGAACCTCAAGGGGTTACAGCAATTGCATTGCTTGCTGAATCCCATATTTCAATACATACTTGGCCTGAATCTAATTATTCTGCAGTTGATATCTTTACATGTGGTCAAAATATGTTGCCAGAGCTTGCAAGTAAATATTTAATTGAAGCTTTAAAAGCTGAAGAACATTCTTTACGTGTCATTGAGCGAAATCCACCTGCAGCAGTTCTTAAACAGATGAGAACAATTGTTTAA
- the recF gene encoding DNA replication/repair protein RecF (All proteins in this family for which functions are known are DNA-binding proteins that assist the filamentation of RecA onto DNA for the initiation of recombination or recombinational repair.) — protein sequence MPLIYNFFKENLNILNLANLINECTKKIFLNKLKIQNFRNHKSFEIDLKEQRAIVLGCNGIGKSNLLESIEFLSQLKSNRALSDKDLIENDSDMAVVIGQVDFRDDLKLNLFRKGSKKIYVNESILKKQSEIKNYIRSVCFCSNDIDIVRCEPSYRRTWIDKVVSQLEPVYSELISRFNRLLKQRSHFWRSESFLKNQSSEVVETFDIQMSIISTRIFRRRRRALLKIKPYVEYWHNHLSKAKEQIGINYLSGIQNIIPEEEEEEVISKKIAEQLLKQRSLEALTGKCNFGPHRDDIEFLINNVSVRKYGSSGQQRTFILALKMAELDLLNKTFNVPPIFILDDVLAELDITRQNLLLNSVGKDSQCFISATHLDKFNQSFLGSSQMIYL from the coding sequence ATGCCCTTAATTTACAATTTCTTTAAAGAAAATCTAAATATTTTAAACTTAGCTAATTTAATTAATGAATGCACAAAAAAAATTTTTTTAAATAAACTAAAAATTCAAAATTTTCGGAACCATAAAAGTTTTGAAATTGACCTTAAAGAGCAAAGAGCTATTGTTCTAGGTTGTAACGGAATTGGTAAGTCAAATTTACTTGAATCAATTGAATTTTTAAGTCAATTAAAATCTAATAGAGCCTTAAGTGATAAAGACTTAATAGAAAATGATAGTGATATGGCTGTTGTTATTGGACAGGTTGATTTTAGAGATGATTTAAAGTTAAATTTATTTCGAAAAGGCTCTAAAAAAATTTACGTTAATGAATCAATCTTAAAAAAGCAGAGTGAAATAAAGAACTATATTCGAAGTGTATGTTTTTGTTCTAATGATATTGATATTGTTCGGTGTGAACCAAGTTATCGAAGAACATGGATTGATAAAGTTGTATCTCAGCTTGAGCCAGTATATTCAGAATTGATAAGTAGATTTAACAGACTTTTAAAGCAAAGAAGTCATTTCTGGCGTTCAGAAAGTTTCCTGAAGAACCAATCCTCAGAAGTTGTTGAAACCTTTGATATTCAAATGTCAATTATAAGTACAAGAATTTTTAGGCGTAGAAGAAGGGCTTTATTAAAAATAAAACCATATGTTGAATATTGGCATAATCACTTAAGTAAAGCTAAAGAGCAAATAGGTATTAATTATCTTTCAGGGATACAAAATATAATTCCAGAAGAAGAAGAAGAGGAAGTTATTAGTAAGAAAATAGCAGAACAACTATTAAAGCAGCGTTCATTAGAAGCATTGACTGGTAAATGTAATTTTGGACCTCATCGTGATGATATTGAGTTTCTAATTAATAATGTTTCAGTTAGAAAATATGGTTCATCAGGTCAGCAAAGAACTTTTATTTTAGCTTTAAAAATGGCTGAACTAGATTTATTAAATAAAACATTCAATGTCCCTCCAATATTTATATTGGATGACGTTTTAGCGGAACTAGATATAACAAGACAAAATTTGTTGTTAAATTCTGTTGGAAAAGATAGCCAATGTTTTATAAGTGCGACACATCTAGATAAATTTAATCAGTCTTTTTTAGGCTCTTCACAAATGATTTACTTATAA
- a CDS encoding N-acetyltransferase, producing MQYFSKKKLILPEGYFVNSSQIPLAKEVNKLLSNCGCETFPIKSLSKAIQQSNFFFTIQNEFKNKLYGFVRVTSDRGLNANLWNLSAVPGINQQLYYSMLINLTLEKINREMPGCSISVQAPESSFKSLEESGFILDPNGIRVMGYKL from the coding sequence TTGCAATATTTCTCTAAAAAAAAACTTATTCTCCCAGAAGGTTATTTTGTTAACTCTTCTCAGATCCCATTAGCTAAAGAAGTTAACAAGCTTTTATCAAATTGTGGTTGTGAGACATTCCCAATTAAATCTCTTTCTAAGGCTATTCAGCAAAGTAATTTCTTTTTTACCATACAGAATGAATTTAAAAATAAACTATATGGTTTTGTAAGGGTTACATCAGACAGAGGACTTAATGCAAACTTATGGAATTTAAGTGCAGTACCAGGAATTAATCAGCAACTTTACTATTCAATGTTGATAAATTTAACTCTTGAGAAAATAAATCGAGAAATGCCAGGATGCAGTATTTCTGTACAAGCTCCAGAATCTTCATTTAAGAGTTTAGAAGAAAGTGGATTCATATTGGATCCAAACGGAATAAGAGTGATGGGATATAAGCTTTAA
- the ppc gene encoding phosphoenolpyruvate carboxylase gives MESFQQIKNNRVDLISNNDSLDKSRLLIEDLWESVLREECPDDQAERLIQLKELSYSKQIDGDSSKTSKSEIVDIVNSMDLAESIAAARAFSLYFQLVNILEQRVEEDRYIQSFTNKNVQKSPDNLDPFAPALARQNAPVTFRELFYRLRKLNVPPGKLEALLQEMDIRLVFTAHPTEIVRHTIRHKQTRVANLLKKIQVEQFLTKEEKNSLKTQLKEEVRLWWRTDELHQFKPSVLDEVDYALHYFQQVLFNAMPQLRGRIAEALIENYPDVQMPSESFCNFGSWVGSDRDGNPSVTPDITWRTACYQRQLMLERYIMATSNLRDQLSVSMQWSQVSSSLLESLETDRVKFPEIYEARATRYRSEPYRLKLSYILEKLRLTQERNNLLAKSGWKLDLEGEIETKNIDQVENLYYKSVNEFTYDLELIKNSLISTDLTCEAVNTLLTQVHIFGFSLASLDIRQESTKHSDALQELTNYLDLSVQYDQMSEEEKIKWLVDELNTKRPLISSDVNWTQATEETFSVFKMVKRLQQEFGSRICHSYVISMSHSASDLLEVLLLAKEMGLLDKNSQKSKLLVVPLFETVEDLKRAPEVMEKLFKLDFYKSLLPKVGESFKPLQELMLGYSDSNKDSGFVSSNWEIHRAQIALQNLASKNNILLRLFHGRGGSVGRGGGPAYQAILAQPSGTLKGRIKITEQGEVLASKYSLPELALYNLETVTTAVIQNSLVNNRLDATPEWNQLMSRLAETSRSHYRKLVHENPDLLNFFQEVTPIEEISKLQISSRPARRKKGAKDLSSLRAIPWVFGWTQSRFLLPSWFGVGTALSSELNSDPKQIELLRVLHQRWPFFRMLISKVEMTLSKVDLEVAKYYVDTLGSEENKDSFDLIFEVISKEYNLTKSLILEITGKNKLLESDRDLKSSVSLRNKTIIPLGFLQVSLLRRLRDQTRQPPISEFLIDKDESRRAYSRSELLRGALLTINGIAAGMRNTG, from the coding sequence ATTTTGGAACAAAGAGTGGAGGAAGATAGATATATTCAAAGCTTTACCAATAAAAATGTTCAAAAATCTCCCGATAATCTTGATCCTTTTGCCCCAGCATTGGCAAGACAAAATGCTCCTGTCACTTTTAGAGAATTATTTTATAGGTTAAGGAAATTAAATGTACCTCCAGGGAAATTAGAGGCTCTATTGCAGGAAATGGATATTCGTTTAGTTTTTACTGCACACCCGACAGAGATAGTAAGACATACGATTAGACATAAGCAAACTAGAGTCGCAAATTTGTTAAAAAAAATACAGGTTGAGCAATTTTTAACAAAAGAAGAAAAAAATTCTTTAAAAACTCAATTAAAAGAGGAAGTGAGACTTTGGTGGAGAACAGATGAATTGCATCAATTTAAACCTTCAGTTCTGGACGAAGTAGATTATGCCTTGCATTATTTTCAGCAGGTTTTATTTAATGCGATGCCTCAATTGAGAGGCAGAATTGCTGAAGCACTCATCGAAAACTATCCTGATGTTCAGATGCCCTCTGAATCTTTTTGTAATTTCGGTTCTTGGGTCGGCTCCGATAGGGATGGTAATCCATCAGTAACTCCTGACATAACATGGCGTACTGCTTGCTACCAAAGGCAGTTGATGTTGGAAAGATATATTATGGCAACATCTAATCTTAGAGATCAATTAAGTGTCTCAATGCAATGGAGTCAAGTAAGTTCTTCTTTATTAGAATCATTAGAAACAGATAGGGTTAAGTTCCCAGAAATCTATGAAGCCAGGGCGACAAGATACAGATCAGAACCTTACAGATTGAAATTAAGTTATATTTTAGAAAAACTCAGACTAACACAAGAAAGGAATAATTTATTAGCTAAAAGTGGGTGGAAACTTGACTTAGAGGGAGAAATAGAAACTAAAAATATAGATCAAGTTGAAAACTTATATTACAAATCAGTAAACGAATTTACTTATGATCTCGAACTGATCAAAAATAGCCTGATTAGTACAGATTTAACTTGTGAGGCGGTAAACACCTTACTTACTCAGGTTCATATTTTCGGATTTTCTTTGGCAAGTTTAGATATTCGTCAAGAAAGTACAAAGCATAGTGATGCTTTACAAGAACTTACAAATTATCTTGATTTATCTGTGCAATATGATCAAATGTCTGAGGAAGAGAAAATTAAATGGCTTGTAGATGAATTAAATACAAAAAGACCTTTAATTTCATCTGATGTTAACTGGACTCAAGCTACTGAAGAAACTTTTTCAGTTTTTAAAATGGTTAAGAGATTGCAGCAAGAATTTGGTAGTCGTATCTGCCATTCTTACGTAATTTCAATGAGTCATAGTGCATCTGATTTGCTTGAAGTTCTCCTACTCGCAAAAGAAATGGGACTTCTTGATAAGAATTCACAAAAGTCAAAATTATTAGTTGTCCCTCTTTTTGAGACTGTTGAAGACCTTAAACGAGCCCCGGAAGTAATGGAAAAGTTGTTTAAATTAGATTTTTACAAATCGTTATTGCCAAAAGTTGGAGAATCTTTTAAACCTCTTCAAGAATTAATGCTTGGATATTCTGATAGTAATAAAGATTCAGGGTTTGTTTCTAGTAATTGGGAAATTCATAGAGCTCAAATAGCTCTTCAAAATCTTGCAAGTAAAAATAATATATTGCTAAGACTTTTTCATGGAAGAGGCGGTTCTGTAGGAAGAGGGGGAGGACCAGCCTATCAGGCAATATTGGCTCAACCAAGCGGAACCTTAAAAGGGAGAATAAAAATAACAGAACAAGGTGAAGTTTTAGCTTCAAAATATAGTCTGCCAGAACTAGCTTTATACAATTTAGAAACTGTTACTACAGCTGTTATTCAAAATAGTTTAGTAAATAATAGACTCGATGCTACTCCTGAATGGAATCAATTAATGTCTAGGCTCGCAGAAACATCAAGGTCTCATTATAGAAAATTAGTTCATGAAAATCCTGATTTGTTGAATTTTTTCCAAGAGGTAACTCCAATAGAAGAAATAAGTAAATTACAGATTTCTAGCAGGCCTGCTAGAAGAAAAAAGGGTGCAAAGGATTTATCCAGTTTAAGAGCTATTCCATGGGTATTCGGTTGGACACAAAGTAGATTTCTTTTGCCCAGTTGGTTTGGAGTAGGGACAGCATTATCATCTGAATTGAATTCCGACCCGAAACAAATTGAATTGTTAAGAGTTCTGCATCAAAGATGGCCATTTTTCAGAATGCTTATATCTAAGGTGGAAATGACATTATCTAAGGTTGATTTGGAAGTCGCTAAATATTACGTTGATACCCTTGGTAGTGAAGAAAATAAAGATTCTTTTGATCTTATTTTTGAAGTAATTTCTAAAGAATATAATCTTACGAAATCTTTAATACTTGAAATTACTGGTAAAAATAAACTCCTCGAATCTGATAGAGACTTAAAATCATCAGTTAGCTTGAGAAATAAGACAATTATTCCATTGGGATTTTTGCAAGTTTCACTTTTAAGAAGACTTAGAGATCAAACAAGACAACCCCCTATTAGCGAATTTCTTATTGATAAAGATGAATCTAGAAGAGCTTATAGTAGAAGTGAATTATTGAGAGGTGCACTTTTAACAATTAATGGAATAGCAGCTGGAATGAGAAATACAGGTTGA